The window TAAATGAATTTAACACAGAGAATCTGCGTTTGATGATAGGGCAGGAGTTTAGTTTGCCATATCTTGTACCGCTGGCTATCGAAAAACTTACCGAAGACCTTTTTGCCGAGGGTGATTACTACCCCGGCGACTTATTAGCAGTTGTGCTAAAAATCAAAACTGCCTTTTGGGAGGATAACCAACAATTATTTAACGCTGTAACAAGCTTGATAAACAGCCGGTATGACGAAATTGAGGACGCAGGAATTTCCCTGGGCTCTTTCGCCACCTAAACTCCTTTGCTTATTTTAAACCGGCGCGGTTAATCCTTTATAAAACGTTTGAGCATATCCCGCAATGGTTGTGGCCTGGTCAAGGCCATTAATTATTTTGCGGGCGTTTATCCAGTCGGTTAAGTCTGGTGTAAAATATTTGCCAAGGCTCTTGCCTGTAAATAGCCCGCCAACCATCCCTTTAACCATGATGTTTGCGGCTATAGTTGGATCTAAGGCAAGTTCGGGATTTCCGAGCAGGTCGACATGCAATAAATGGCCCATGCTCTCATAATTTTCATACCAGGTTAGTTGTACGTAGCCCCTGCCATAATATAATTTATCGGGCGTGGTATAGGGTACCCGGTGACCAGGACCAGCCCCCATTTTTAATTTTTTGCCATAATCATGGCCGGCGCCCTTGCCAAATTCGGCTATTGGCTGCATTTTTTGAGCGCATTCATGAAACACCGTAGCCAGCATATAAGCTGTTTTGCGGTTATCGGTTATGCCAGCTGCTGCAATAACGGTTAAGATAGTTTCGATGCCATCAATCTGGCTTTGAGAGAAATGTCCGCCAAACAATGGGCGAATGGTGTCGTAAAATGCTTTACTTCCTGGCATAATAGTGTAAGTTTAGGTATGTTGATGATTGAGCCGACGCCCGCCCGGGTAGAAAAAACTGCAAAGTTTATTTGGGTAAGGTGTTGGATGTTAGTCAAATATAACGATTTAGGAGCGAAGTAGCAAATCTTTTTAAGGATTTTAAGTAGTGCTGCCGGGGATATCGGGAGATAAAAAAACGGCTATGCTGTTATAAAGCGTAGCCGTTTTTTGAGATTTGGATTACCTATCGGGCAGCCCTGAATATCTTATTGGAACCTGTGGTGGTATACGCGCTGATGTAATAATAAGATGGAGTAATTACAATGCCTCCTAAAGTATATCCCGTTGGTATAGTGTATTTTGTAAATGTATCACCGTTATTAAAGGATAGGTTAAGGTAAGCTGCGCCGTAAGCTACAATATCGCCGGCTGTTTTTATTACTCTGCATGCTTCGCTGCCTATGTCTTCCCATGTGGCGCCCTGGTTTACAGAACGATATATGCGGGTGCTGCCAAGGCTTTGTCCCGAGCCTTTATAACTAAAGGAACAAAATACATTGTATGACGATGTTGTTAAAAAATCGCGCTCGCCCAGGTTATAATTGTAGATACCTGTTACGCCGCTGGTTTCTCGCCAGGTGCGGCCCTGATCTATCGACTGGTAAAAAATTTTCTCTTCTTTCGAAGTAAAATTCTTACTGGTATCAACAGCAAACATGTACTTTTCATTTGAAAAACTACTGATGTAATTGAGCGTACCCGGACCGGAAATATCTGCGCTTGACCAGGTTGAGCCGCCATCAGGCGATTTATAAACCTTTTTGCCCGCTATTAAAGTGATTTTATCCTGGTTAACAGTAATGCCCGTAAAACTCCTGTTGGGCGATGTAGCATCCGGAACTAATTTTACCCAGTTAGTGCCATTTGTAGATTTTGCAATGCCAAGGCTTGTGGTAACGTAGTAGTTGTTGTTATCGGCTTTGATAATGTTGATAGATGGTTTTTGCCCCTGGCCAAACGGTAAATTATTATAAACGTCGGTATATGATTTGCCGTCTGCACTAAAATACAGATAGCCCTGCTGTGGCCCTCCTGTAACCATGATGCTGCTCCCTGTACTTACCATTTGGTTGCTTTGTTGCAAATTAATTGATGAGAAAACCTCTGCCCAGTCAAGCGAGGTTTTTGGAGGGTTCACTGTAAAAATCAATGCTTCATTGACACTATTCCCATCAGCACTTAAAATTATCTTGCCGGTAGTAGCGCTGGCCGGAACTTTCACTGTAAGC is drawn from Mucilaginibacter ginsenosidivorax and contains these coding sequences:
- a CDS encoding contact-dependent growth inhibition system immunity protein; the protein is MKLENNWRYKSLQNLEKIALEDPATAPTRLVRRCLELLKVPLNEFNTENLRLMIGQEFSLPYLVPLAIEKLTEDLFAEGDYYPGDLLAVVLKIKTAFWEDNQQLFNAVTSLINSRYDEIEDAGISLGSFAT
- a CDS encoding glycoside hydrolase family 19 protein encodes the protein MPGSKAFYDTIRPLFGGHFSQSQIDGIETILTVIAAAGITDNRKTAYMLATVFHECAQKMQPIAEFGKGAGHDYGKKLKMGAGPGHRVPYTTPDKLYYGRGYVQLTWYENYESMGHLLHVDLLGNPELALDPTIAANIMVKGMVGGLFTGKSLGKYFTPDLTDWINARKIINGLDQATTIAGYAQTFYKGLTAPV